In one Methylobacterium sp. SyP6R genomic region, the following are encoded:
- a CDS encoding MFS transporter: MTGAAGPVTAEVADGLPTRERLWAMLAIGIAMSMAVLDGAIVNVALPVVARDLQVSPGAAIFVTNGYQLAVTASLLPLASLGDILGYKRVYCTGLALFAAASLACALAGSLPVLVAARIVQGLGAAGIMSVNIALVRFIYPHRMIGRGVGTMALIVAIASAAGPSVAAAVLSVASWPWLFLVNVPLGLAALTLATRMLPATPRSGARFDALSALLNALFFCLLITGVDGLGEPGRSGTALALLAGAAVIGGAFVWMQARLPAPLLPIDLLRIPVFALSMVSSVCSFSAQMMAYVALPFYFQDVLHLTSTQTGVLMTPWPIAIAVIAPVAGRLADRYPPGLLGGIGLVALSTGLALMASAPPDASPLAIALRLTLCGLGFGLFQSPNNKVIITSAPRERSGGASGMQSTARLLGQSLGAAMVAVIFGYLHTGGTVTVLWLASALALAGSVASGLRVRR; the protein is encoded by the coding sequence AGAGGCTGTGGGCGATGCTGGCGATCGGCATCGCCATGTCGATGGCGGTGCTCGACGGCGCCATCGTCAACGTCGCCCTGCCGGTGGTGGCCCGGGACCTCCAGGTCAGCCCGGGCGCCGCGATCTTCGTCACCAACGGCTACCAGCTCGCCGTCACCGCCTCCCTGCTGCCTCTGGCCTCGCTCGGCGACATCCTCGGCTACAAGCGGGTCTATTGCACGGGGCTGGCCCTGTTCGCCGCCGCCTCGCTCGCCTGCGCGCTCGCCGGCTCGCTGCCGGTGCTGGTCGCGGCCCGCATCGTCCAGGGGCTCGGCGCCGCCGGCATCATGAGCGTCAACATCGCGCTCGTGCGCTTCATCTATCCGCACCGGATGATCGGGCGCGGCGTCGGCACCATGGCGCTCATCGTGGCGATCGCCTCCGCGGCGGGCCCGAGCGTCGCGGCCGCCGTGCTGTCGGTGGCGAGTTGGCCGTGGCTGTTTCTCGTCAACGTGCCGCTCGGCCTCGCGGCGCTGACGCTCGCCACCCGGATGCTGCCGGCGACGCCCCGCAGCGGCGCCCGCTTCGATGCCCTGAGCGCGCTCCTCAACGCCCTGTTCTTCTGCCTGCTGATCACCGGCGTCGACGGGCTCGGCGAGCCGGGACGGAGCGGCACGGCGCTCGCCCTGCTGGCCGGGGCCGCCGTGATCGGTGGCGCCTTCGTGTGGATGCAGGCCCGCCTCCCGGCCCCGCTCCTGCCGATCGACCTCCTGCGCATCCCGGTCTTCGCCTTGTCGATGGTGAGCTCGGTCTGCTCGTTCTCGGCCCAGATGATGGCCTACGTGGCGCTGCCGTTCTACTTCCAGGACGTGCTCCACCTCACGAGCACCCAGACCGGCGTGCTGATGACGCCCTGGCCGATCGCCATCGCGGTGATCGCCCCCGTCGCCGGGCGGCTGGCCGACCGCTACCCGCCGGGGCTGCTCGGCGGCATCGGCCTCGTCGCCCTCTCGACCGGCCTCGCCCTGATGGCGAGCGCTCCCCCCGACGCCTCGCCGCTGGCGATCGCCCTGCGGCTGACGTTGTGCGGCCTCGGCTTCGGGCTGTTCCAGTCGCCCAACAACAAGGTGATCATCACCAGCGCCCCGCGGGAGCGCAGCGGCGGCGCCAGCGGCATGCAATCGACCGCCCGGCTGCTGGGCCAGTCCCTCGGCGCCGCGATGGTGGCGGTGATCTTCGGCTACCTCCACACCGGCGGCACCGTGACGGTGCTCTGGCTGGCGAGTGCCCTGGCGCTGGCCGGCTCGGTCGCGAGCGGGCTGCGGGTGCGGCGCTGA
- a CDS encoding OFA family MFS transporter yields MDARVVDRDTKGASAPGFLTRERIVARAGFNRWLVPPAALAIHLCIGMSYGLSVFWLPLSRALSVGRPAPAACPDMGLATALVTTTCDWRVSDLVLTFSIGIVMLGLSAALFGGWLERAGPRKAGLAAALCWSGGFLIGALGVYLHQLWLIWLGMGLIGGIGLGLGYISPVSTLVKWFPDRRGMATGMAIMGFGGGAMIGSPLADLLITRFKGSDSAGVWQTLAVMGAGYLVVMLCGAFGYRVPPAGWRPDGWTPPAARNRMITSGHVHLRDAHRTPQFWLLWAMLCLNVSAGIGVLALASPMLQEIFGGALIGHPEVGFGQLDAGARAQVAAIAAGFVGLLSLFNILGRFFWATLSDRIGRKLTYATFFALGCVLYAAAPWAAGIGSKALFVLFFCVILSMYGGGFATIPAYLADVFGTQFVGAIHGRLLTAWSTAGVVGPLVVTAIRQAQVDAGVQGAALYGRTLLILAGFLAAGFVANLLVRPLAERWFMKASELPAAPAAVESQGGADGIGRGGLTPAAILAWAAVGLPILWGVWITLAKALILFR; encoded by the coding sequence GTGGACGCGCGCGTCGTCGATCGAGACACCAAGGGGGCATCCGCGCCCGGATTCCTGACCCGCGAGCGCATCGTCGCCCGGGCCGGCTTCAACCGCTGGCTCGTGCCGCCGGCGGCGCTCGCCATCCATCTCTGCATCGGCATGTCCTACGGCCTGTCGGTGTTCTGGCTGCCGCTGTCGCGGGCGCTCAGCGTGGGCCGGCCCGCTCCGGCGGCCTGCCCCGACATGGGGCTCGCCACCGCCCTCGTCACCACGACCTGCGACTGGCGCGTCAGCGACCTCGTCCTCACCTTCTCGATCGGCATCGTGATGCTGGGCCTCTCAGCCGCCCTGTTCGGCGGCTGGCTCGAGCGCGCCGGGCCGCGCAAGGCCGGCCTCGCCGCCGCCCTGTGCTGGAGCGGCGGCTTCCTTATCGGGGCGCTGGGGGTCTATCTGCATCAGCTTTGGCTGATCTGGCTCGGCATGGGGCTGATCGGCGGCATCGGGCTGGGGCTCGGCTACATCTCGCCGGTCTCGACCCTGGTGAAGTGGTTCCCGGACCGGCGCGGCATGGCGACCGGCATGGCGATCATGGGCTTCGGCGGCGGCGCGATGATCGGCTCGCCGCTCGCCGACCTGCTCATCACCCGCTTCAAGGGGTCGGATTCCGCCGGGGTGTGGCAGACCCTCGCCGTGATGGGCGCGGGCTACCTCGTCGTCATGCTCTGCGGCGCCTTCGGCTATCGCGTGCCCCCGGCCGGCTGGCGCCCCGACGGCTGGACCCCGCCCGCCGCCCGCAACCGGATGATCACCAGCGGGCACGTCCACCTGCGCGACGCGCACCGGACGCCCCAGTTCTGGCTGCTTTGGGCGATGCTGTGCCTGAACGTCTCCGCCGGGATCGGCGTCCTGGCGCTGGCCTCGCCGATGCTGCAGGAGATTTTCGGCGGCGCGCTGATCGGGCACCCGGAGGTCGGGTTCGGGCAGCTCGATGCCGGAGCGAGGGCGCAGGTCGCCGCGATCGCCGCCGGCTTCGTCGGATTGTTGTCGCTGTTCAACATCCTGGGCCGGTTCTTCTGGGCGACGCTGTCCGACCGCATCGGCCGCAAACTCACCTACGCGACCTTCTTCGCGCTCGGCTGCGTGCTCTACGCGGCGGCACCCTGGGCGGCCGGCATCGGCTCGAAGGCGCTGTTCGTGCTGTTCTTCTGCGTGATCCTGTCGATGTATGGCGGCGGCTTCGCGACGATACCCGCCTACCTGGCCGACGTGTTCGGCACCCAGTTCGTCGGCGCGATCCACGGCCGGCTGCTCACCGCCTGGTCGACGGCGGGCGTGGTCGGGCCGCTCGTCGTCACGGCGATCCGGCAGGCGCAGGTCGATGCGGGGGTGCAGGGCGCGGCGCTCTACGGGCGGACGCTGCTGATCCTGGCCGGCTTCCTGGCGGCCGGCTTCGTGGCCAACCTCCTGGTGCGGCCGCTCGCCGAGCGCTGGTTCATGAAGGCGTCCGAGCTGCCCGCCGCGCCGGCCGCGGTCGAGAGCCAGGGCGGTGCCGACGGGATCGGCCGGGGCGGCCTGACGCCTGCGGCGATCCTGGCCTGGGCGGCGGTTGGCCTGCCGATCCTGTGGGGCGTCTGGATCACGCTGGCGAAGGCGCTGATCCTGTTCCGGTAA
- a CDS encoding L,D-transpeptidase family protein has product MAMRPVLAASGLVVALSLGACQDAGFSAAGSARAREPIPQKTVALMATKNMSPRDPILIRAFKKESEMEVWKRGTDGQYALLKTFPICRWSGQLGPKVREGDRQAPEGFYPISMGQMNPNSSYYLSFDTGYPNAFDRANGRTGSYLMVHGTCSSAGCFAMTDESIAEIYAIAREAFAGGQRAFQFQSYPFRMTAQNLAKFRNDPNIGFWRNLKEGSDYFEALHEEPRVGVCGTRYVFGGSDAAAGACKPKVDPLVAAKHEKDEVEVAELVAKGTPATRLVYQDGGQHPFFRESSPSTQLFAEQAQPRPNMGTISRPEALAAAPEEITIEPKVKPVLLAKMDPKFDAKHEKGKHGAVKPTALAFAAPATNPAPIPTREAAQAAAPAAPITVASADGDPATYRKLLGNLFGGAPAAPPVAPAAPPAADTTPVAAISPAAPLPKKVTARFHPAAHTASVKVDGLNPAAATKADGKPADAKHAAETKPAAKPAEKVPEAGKRTEAPNRNRVAASQPAN; this is encoded by the coding sequence CTGGCGATGCGTCCGGTGCTGGCGGCGAGCGGGCTCGTCGTCGCCCTGTCCCTCGGGGCGTGCCAGGATGCCGGCTTCTCGGCCGCCGGCTCGGCCCGGGCCCGCGAGCCGATCCCGCAAAAGACCGTCGCCCTGATGGCGACGAAGAACATGTCGCCCCGCGACCCGATCCTGATCCGCGCCTTCAAGAAGGAATCGGAGATGGAGGTGTGGAAGCGCGGGACGGACGGCCAGTACGCGCTGCTCAAGACCTTCCCGATCTGCCGCTGGTCGGGCCAGCTCGGGCCGAAGGTGCGCGAGGGCGACCGGCAGGCGCCGGAGGGGTTCTATCCCATCAGTATGGGCCAGATGAACCCGAACTCATCCTATTACCTGTCCTTCGACACCGGCTACCCGAACGCCTTCGACCGCGCCAACGGCCGTACCGGCAGCTACCTGATGGTGCACGGCACCTGCTCGTCCGCCGGCTGCTTCGCGATGACCGACGAGTCGATCGCCGAGATCTACGCCATCGCCCGCGAGGCCTTCGCCGGCGGGCAGCGGGCGTTCCAGTTCCAGTCCTATCCGTTCCGGATGACGGCGCAGAACCTCGCCAAGTTCCGCAACGACCCGAATATCGGCTTCTGGCGCAACCTGAAGGAGGGCTCGGATTACTTCGAGGCCCTGCACGAGGAGCCGCGGGTCGGCGTCTGCGGCACCCGCTACGTCTTCGGCGGCTCGGACGCGGCGGCGGGCGCCTGCAAGCCGAAGGTCGATCCGCTCGTTGCCGCCAAGCACGAGAAGGACGAGGTCGAGGTGGCCGAGCTCGTCGCCAAGGGCACCCCGGCGACCCGCCTCGTCTACCAGGATGGCGGCCAGCACCCGTTCTTCCGCGAATCCTCGCCGAGCACCCAGCTCTTCGCCGAGCAGGCGCAGCCGCGGCCCAACATGGGGACGATCAGCCGGCCCGAGGCCCTGGCGGCGGCGCCCGAGGAGATCACGATCGAGCCGAAGGTGAAGCCGGTCCTGCTCGCCAAGATGGACCCGAAGTTCGACGCGAAGCACGAGAAGGGCAAGCACGGGGCGGTGAAGCCGACGGCGCTCGCCTTCGCGGCCCCGGCGACGAACCCGGCCCCGATCCCGACCCGCGAGGCCGCTCAGGCCGCCGCCCCGGCGGCGCCGATCACCGTGGCGAGCGCCGACGGCGACCCGGCGACCTACCGCAAGCTCCTCGGCAACCTGTTCGGCGGCGCCCCGGCGGCGCCTCCGGTCGCCCCCGCCGCCCCGCCGGCGGCCGACACCACCCCGGTCGCGGCGATCTCGCCGGCCGCGCCCCTGCCGAAGAAGGTCACCGCCCGGTTCCACCCGGCCGCCCACACGGCGTCGGTGAAGGTCGACGGGCTCAACCCTGCAGCCGCGACGAAGGCCGACGGCAAGCCCGCCGACGCCAAGCATGCGGCCGAGACGAAGCCCGCCGCCAAGCCGGCGGAGAAGGTACCCGAGGCCGGCAAGCGCACCGAGGCGCCGAACCGCAACCGCGTCGCGGCGTCGCAGCCCGCAAACTGA
- a CDS encoding acetyl-CoA carboxylase carboxyltransferase subunit alpha, with translation MRSYLDFEKPVAELEAKLEELKALGDRDGAVAISEDVARLEAKAAAALAELYAGLTPWQKTQVARHPQRPHFVDYCAGLIEEFQPLAGDRVFGEDEAVVGGFGRFRGRPVCVIGQEKGANTEARIRHNFGMAKPEGYRKAVRLMGLAGRFGLPVLTFVDTAGAYPGIEAEERGQAEAIARSTEACLGLPTPNVTVVIGEGGSGGAIALATANTVLMLEHSIYSVISPEGAASILWRDAGRAQDAATAMKITAQDLLRLGVIDGIIPEPTGGAHRDGEAAIRAAGDAIANALEPLSALDAEALRDRRAQKFLEIGRSL, from the coding sequence ATGCGCTCCTACCTCGACTTCGAAAAGCCCGTCGCCGAGCTCGAGGCGAAGCTTGAGGAGCTGAAGGCCCTCGGCGACCGCGACGGCGCGGTGGCGATCAGCGAGGACGTGGCGCGGTTGGAGGCCAAGGCCGCGGCGGCGCTCGCCGAACTCTATGCCGGCCTCACCCCCTGGCAGAAGACGCAGGTGGCCCGCCACCCCCAGCGGCCGCATTTCGTCGATTACTGCGCCGGGCTGATCGAGGAGTTCCAGCCGCTCGCCGGTGATCGCGTCTTCGGCGAGGACGAGGCGGTGGTCGGCGGCTTCGGCCGCTTCCGCGGCCGCCCGGTCTGCGTCATCGGCCAGGAGAAGGGCGCCAACACCGAGGCGCGCATCCGGCACAATTTCGGCATGGCCAAGCCCGAGGGCTACCGCAAGGCGGTGCGCCTGATGGGGCTCGCCGGCCGCTTCGGCCTGCCGGTCCTCACCTTCGTCGACACGGCCGGCGCCTATCCGGGCATCGAGGCGGAGGAGCGCGGCCAGGCCGAGGCCATCGCCCGCTCGACGGAAGCCTGCCTCGGCCTGCCGACCCCGAACGTCACGGTGGTGATCGGCGAGGGCGGCTCTGGCGGCGCCATCGCGCTCGCCACCGCCAACACCGTGCTGATGCTGGAGCATTCCATCTACAGCGTGATCTCGCCGGAGGGCGCCGCCTCGATCCTGTGGCGCGATGCCGGCCGGGCCCAGGACGCCGCCACCGCGATGAAGATCACCGCCCAGGACCTGCTGCGGCTCGGCGTGATCGACGGCATCATCCCCGAGCCGACCGGCGGCGCCCACCGCGACGGCGAGGCCGCCATCCGGGCCGCCGGCGACGCGATCGCGAACGCCCTGGAGCCGCTCTCGGCCCTCGACGCGGAGGCCTTGCGCGACCGCCGGGCGCAGAAATTCCTGGAGATCGGCCGGAGCCTCTGA
- the rpsF gene encoding 30S ribosomal protein S6 — MALYEHVFLARQDVTSQQVETMVETYKSVIEQNGGKVEKTEMWGVKSLAYRIRKNRKAHFTLLNIDAPPAALAEMERQMRISEDVLRFMTVRVEELESEPSAMMQKRDRDERKDRERGRRRDDDGFGGGFGGGDRPERGDRPDRGDRPERPERAERNTNEEQ; from the coding sequence ATGGCTCTCTATGAGCATGTGTTCCTGGCTCGCCAGGACGTGACCTCGCAGCAGGTCGAAACGATGGTCGAGACCTACAAGTCCGTCATCGAGCAGAACGGCGGCAAGGTCGAGAAGACCGAGATGTGGGGCGTGAAGTCCCTCGCGTACCGCATCCGGAAGAACCGCAAGGCGCATTTCACCCTCCTCAACATCGACGCTCCCCCGGCGGCCCTCGCCGAGATGGAGCGCCAGATGCGCATCTCCGAGGACGTGCTGCGCTTCATGACCGTGCGCGTCGAGGAGCTCGAGTCCGAGCCGTCCGCGATGATGCAGAAGCGCGACCGCGACGAGCGCAAGGACCGCGAGCGCGGCCGTCGCCGCGACGATGACGGCTTCGGCGGCGGCTTCGGCGGCGGTGACCGCCCCGAGCGCGGCGACCGTCCGGATCGCGGCGATCGTCCGGAGCGGCCTGAGCGCGCCGAGCGCAACACGAACGAGGAGCAGTAA
- the rpsR gene encoding 30S ribosomal protein S18: MAFGAGGGGGGRRPFFRRRKTCPFSGPNAPKIDFKDVKLLSRYVSERGKIVPSRITAVSAKKQRELAQAIKRARFLGFLPYVIR, translated from the coding sequence ATGGCTTTCGGTGCTGGTGGCGGCGGCGGTGGCCGTCGTCCGTTCTTCCGTCGGCGCAAGACCTGCCCGTTCTCGGGCCCCAATGCCCCGAAGATCGACTTCAAGGACGTGAAGCTGCTCTCGCGCTACGTCTCCGAGCGCGGCAAGATCGTGCCCTCGCGCATCACCGCGGTGTCGGCCAAGAAGCAGCGCGAGCTCGCCCAGGCGATCAAGCGCGCCCGCTTCCTGGGCTTCCTGCCCTACGTGATCCGCTAA
- a CDS encoding DUF2232 domain-containing protein encodes MVRHTGIGVIAGLASALLIGVVVQATPLALALYLLAPLPILIVAMGWSHRTGLVAAASGTLALALAASPLRGLAFLVSTALPAWWLGYLALLGRPKVSGGTTSGEMEWYPTGRLLAWVAVTASIALVVVVMLSSGDHAAYQDRVRRLARAMLQFQIQEAPSRGAGLEEDDLARIAERVAGLAPAIMATTFTLLLTFYLWAGARVVQISGRLARPWPDLAATALPRRALWGLVIGAALSVAPGYAGAFGVALLGALSTVLALQGLAALHDRSRGKPGRVPMLIGLYVLVFLTQGLALAALALFGLVDALTGRRRPAQVPPVA; translated from the coding sequence ATGGTTCGTCACACCGGCATCGGCGTCATCGCCGGCCTCGCCTCGGCGCTCCTCATCGGGGTCGTCGTCCAGGCGACGCCGCTCGCTCTCGCCCTCTACCTGCTCGCCCCGCTGCCGATCCTGATCGTGGCGATGGGCTGGAGCCACCGGACCGGCCTCGTCGCCGCCGCCTCCGGCACGCTCGCCCTCGCCCTCGCCGCCTCGCCGTTGCGCGGCCTCGCCTTCCTGGTCTCGACCGCCCTTCCCGCGTGGTGGCTCGGCTATCTCGCGCTGCTGGGCCGTCCCAAAGTCTCCGGTGGGACGACGTCGGGCGAGATGGAATGGTACCCGACCGGCCGGCTGCTCGCCTGGGTCGCCGTCACCGCGTCCATCGCCCTCGTCGTCGTGGTGATGCTGTCGTCGGGCGACCACGCCGCCTACCAGGACCGGGTCCGCCGCCTCGCCCGGGCGATGCTCCAGTTCCAGATCCAGGAGGCCCCGTCCCGGGGCGCCGGGCTGGAGGAGGACGACCTCGCCCGCATCGCCGAGCGGGTCGCGGGCCTTGCCCCCGCCATCATGGCGACGACGTTCACCCTGCTCCTGACCTTCTACCTCTGGGCCGGCGCCCGGGTGGTGCAGATCTCCGGCCGCCTGGCCCGGCCCTGGCCGGATCTCGCCGCCACCGCCCTGCCGCGCCGGGCGTTGTGGGGTCTGGTGATCGGCGCCGCGCTGTCGGTCGCGCCGGGCTATGCCGGCGCCTTCGGCGTCGCGCTGCTCGGCGCCCTCTCGACGGTGCTCGCCCTGCAGGGCCTGGCGGCGCTCCACGACCGCAGCCGCGGCAAGCCCGGCCGCGTGCCGATGCTGATCGGCCTCTACGTTCTGGTCTTCCTGACGCAGGGGCTGGCGCTCGCCGCGCTCGCCCTGTTCGGCCTCGTCGACGCCCTGACCGGGCGGCGCCGGCCGGCGCAAGTTCCGCCGGTGGCCTGA
- the rplI gene encoding 50S ribosomal protein L9, translated as MEVILLERVAKLGQMGETVKVKAGFARNFLLARGKALRATEGNKKRFEDQRAQLEARNLERRAEAEKVGETLNGKSFVLIRQAGETGVLYGSVSPRDLAEVVTQDGFTINRDQFNIAQPIKTLGLHTVPVVLHPEVEVTVTVNIARSPEEAERQARGESTTTREEFNLDDLGLEVGAALAEAGPDASLDR; from the coding sequence ATGGAAGTGATCCTGCTCGAGCGCGTGGCCAAGCTCGGCCAGATGGGTGAGACCGTGAAGGTGAAGGCGGGCTTCGCCCGCAACTTCCTGCTCGCCCGCGGCAAGGCCCTGCGCGCCACGGAAGGCAACAAGAAGCGCTTCGAGGACCAGCGCGCCCAGCTCGAGGCCCGCAACCTCGAGCGTCGCGCCGAGGCCGAGAAGGTCGGCGAGACCCTGAACGGCAAGAGCTTCGTGCTGATCCGCCAGGCCGGCGAGACCGGCGTGCTCTACGGCTCGGTCTCCCCGCGCGACCTCGCCGAGGTGGTGACCCAGGACGGCTTCACCATCAACCGCGACCAGTTCAACATCGCGCAGCCGATCAAGACGCTCGGCCTGCACACCGTCCCGGTGGTGCTGCACCCCGAGGTCGAGGTCACCGTGACCGTCAACATCGCCCGCAGCCCCGAGGAGGCCGAGCGCCAGGCCCGCGGCGAGTCGACCACCACCCGCGAGGAGTTCAACCTCGACGATCTCGGCCTCGAGGTCGGCGCTGCCCTGGCCGAGGCCGGCCCGGACGCCAGCCTCGACCGCTGA
- a CDS encoding replicative DNA helicase yields the protein MAIPSTLTANLEPVQQEYRVAPHNIDAEQALLGAILVNNDAFYRVSDFLLPEHFMEEVHRRIYEVSITLIKAGKLASPITLKTYLGDADLGGLTVGQYLARLAAEATTVINSEHYGRTIYDLALRRRLITIGEDLVNGAYEAPVETSPREQIEATERRLYELAETGKYDGGFQKFSDALTAAVDMAAKAYQREGRLSGIATGLSDLDAKMGGLQASDLIILAGRPGMGKTSLATNIAFNIAKAYVGEKQPDGSIATKNGGIVGFFSLEMSAEQLATRIIAEQSGVASYKIRRGDIRPEEFYKITDAARDMQTIPFYIDQTGGISIAQLAARARRLKRQRGLDLLVVDYLQLLSGSSKKGENRVQEMTEITTGMKALAKELAVPIVALSQLSRQVEARDDKRPQLSDLRESGSIEQDADVVMFVFREEYYVKNKKPREGTEEFFTWEAEMNRVYGKAEVILGKQRHGPTGTVELQFDAEITRFSNLAQGDRLPDTM from the coding sequence ATGGCCATTCCCAGCACCCTGACGGCGAATCTCGAACCCGTGCAGCAGGAATACCGCGTCGCGCCGCACAACATCGACGCGGAGCAGGCGCTGCTCGGCGCGATCCTGGTCAACAACGACGCGTTCTACCGGGTCTCGGACTTCCTGCTGCCCGAGCACTTCATGGAGGAGGTGCACCGGCGGATCTACGAGGTGTCGATCACGCTGATCAAGGCGGGCAAGCTCGCGAGCCCGATCACGCTGAAGACCTATCTGGGCGATGCCGATCTCGGCGGCCTCACGGTCGGCCAGTACCTCGCCCGGCTCGCCGCCGAGGCGACCACGGTCATCAACTCCGAGCATTACGGCCGCACGATCTACGACCTGGCCCTGCGCCGGCGGCTCATCACCATCGGCGAGGACCTCGTCAACGGCGCCTACGAGGCCCCGGTCGAGACCTCGCCGCGCGAGCAGATCGAGGCGACCGAGCGCCGGCTCTACGAGCTGGCCGAGACCGGCAAGTACGACGGCGGCTTCCAGAAATTCTCCGACGCCCTGACGGCGGCGGTGGACATGGCGGCCAAGGCCTATCAGCGCGAGGGCCGGCTGTCGGGCATCGCCACCGGCCTGTCCGACCTCGACGCCAAGATGGGCGGGTTGCAGGCCTCGGACCTGATCATCCTGGCCGGCCGTCCCGGCATGGGCAAGACCTCGCTCGCCACCAACATCGCGTTCAACATCGCCAAGGCCTATGTCGGCGAGAAGCAGCCCGACGGCTCGATCGCGACCAAGAACGGCGGCATCGTCGGCTTCTTCTCGCTCGAAATGTCGGCCGAGCAGCTCGCCACCCGCATCATCGCCGAGCAATCGGGCGTCGCCTCCTACAAGATCCGCCGCGGCGACATCCGGCCGGAGGAATTCTACAAGATCACCGACGCCGCCCGGGACATGCAGACGATCCCGTTCTACATCGACCAGACCGGCGGCATCTCGATCGCCCAGCTCGCGGCGCGGGCCCGCCGGCTCAAGCGCCAGCGCGGCCTCGACCTGCTCGTCGTCGACTACCTCCAGCTGCTCTCCGGCTCGTCGAAGAAGGGCGAGAACCGGGTGCAGGAGATGACCGAGATCACCACCGGCATGAAGGCGCTCGCCAAGGAACTGGCGGTGCCGATCGTCGCCCTGTCGCAGCTCTCGCGCCAGGTCGAGGCCCGCGACGACAAGCGGCCGCAGCTCTCGGACCTGCGCGAATCGGGCTCGATCGAGCAGGATGCCGACGTGGTGATGTTCGTGTTCCGTGAGGAATACTATGTCAAGAACAAGAAGCCGCGCGAGGGTACGGAAGAGTTCTTCACCTGGGAGGCCGAGATGAACCGCGTCTACGGCAAGGCCGAGGTGATCCTGGGCAAGCAGCGCCACGGCCCCACCGGCACGGTCGAGCTTCAGTTCGATGCCGAGATCACCCGGTTCTCGAACCTGGCGCAGGGCGACCGGCTGCCCGATACGATGTGA
- the alr gene encoding alanine racemase, producing MTEPTPIGHGGRLTIDLSALRANWRILAKAAECPETAAVIKADAYGCGIARAAPALWAEGCRTFFVAHLSEALAAREAVPEAAIYVLNGFPPGSAAAYRAAGLHPVLGSREEVAEWAAANRQEGVTRPAALHVDTGMNRLGLSVPEGLALAGDPIVQQAGIDLLMSHLVSAEVEHDPLTDHQAAEFARVRAAYPGIRASLANSSGDFLPSCRADLARPGYALYGGNPRPGRDNPMRPVVRLEAGILQVREVASGETAGYNARWVAPGPRRLATLSLGYADGFPRASTGRGEAVVGGVRCPFAGNVSMDLIILDVTEAPPGALFRGAPATLIGDGLDVDAVGRSAGTIGYEILTGLGRRYERVYRG from the coding sequence ATGACCGAGCCCACACCCATCGGCCATGGCGGCCGCCTCACCATCGACCTGTCGGCCCTGCGGGCGAACTGGCGGATTCTCGCGAAAGCCGCGGAGTGCCCCGAGACCGCCGCGGTCATCAAGGCCGATGCCTATGGCTGCGGGATCGCCCGGGCCGCGCCCGCCCTGTGGGCGGAGGGCTGCCGCACCTTCTTCGTCGCCCACCTGTCGGAAGCGCTCGCTGCGCGAGAGGCAGTACCGGAGGCGGCGATCTACGTGCTCAACGGATTTCCGCCGGGCAGCGCGGCGGCCTACCGCGCCGCGGGCTTGCACCCCGTGCTCGGCTCCCGCGAGGAGGTCGCCGAGTGGGCGGCGGCGAACCGTCAGGAGGGCGTGACGCGCCCGGCGGCTCTCCACGTCGATACCGGCATGAACCGCCTCGGCCTGTCGGTGCCGGAGGGACTGGCGCTCGCCGGAGACCCGATCGTGCAGCAAGCCGGCATCGACCTCCTGATGAGCCATCTCGTCAGCGCCGAGGTCGAGCACGATCCGCTCACCGACCATCAGGCGGCGGAGTTCGCGCGGGTGCGCGCCGCCTATCCGGGAATCCGAGCCTCACTGGCGAACTCCTCCGGCGACTTCCTGCCCTCCTGCCGCGCCGACCTGGCGCGGCCGGGCTATGCCCTCTACGGCGGCAACCCGCGGCCCGGGCGCGACAATCCGATGCGCCCGGTGGTGCGGCTCGAGGCCGGTATTCTCCAGGTCCGCGAGGTCGCCTCCGGCGAGACCGCCGGCTACAATGCTCGCTGGGTCGCCCCGGGGCCGCGCCGCCTCGCCACCCTGTCGCTGGGCTATGCCGACGGCTTTCCCCGCGCCTCGACCGGCCGCGGCGAGGCTGTGGTCGGCGGCGTGCGCTGCCCGTTTGCCGGCAACGTCTCGATGGACCTCATCATCCTCGACGTGACCGAAGCGCCGCCCGGGGCCCTGTTTCGCGGCGCACCCGCGACGCTCATCGGCGACGGCCTCGACGTCGACGCGGTCGGGCGCAGTGCCGGGACGATCGGCTACGAGATCCTGACCGGGCTCGGGCGACGCTACGAGCGGGTGTATCGGGGCTGA